Proteins co-encoded in one Aspergillus fumigatus Af293 chromosome 6, whole genome shotgun sequence genomic window:
- the catA gene encoding catalase catA has translation MATKIAGGLHRAQEVLQNTSSKSKKLVDLERDTADAHTQQPLTTDHGVRVSNTDQWLRVTNDRRTGPSLLEDQIAREKIHRFDHERIPERVVHARGTGAFGNFKLKESIEDLTYAGVLTDTSRNTPVFVRFSTVQGSRGSADTVRDVRGFAVKFYTDEGNWDIVGNNIPVFFIQDAVKFPDFVHAVKPEPHNEVPQAQTAHNNFWDFVYLHPEATHMFMWAMSDRAIPRSYRMMQGFGVNTFALVNKEGKRHFVKFHWIPHLGVHSLVWDEALKLGGQDPDFHRKDLMEAIDNKAYPKWDFAIQVIPEEKQDDFEFDILDATKIWPEDLVPLRVIGELELNRNVDEFFPQTEQVAFCTSHIVPGIDFTDDPLLQGRNFSYFDTQISRLGINWEELPINRPVCPVLNHNRDGQMRHRITQGTVNYWPNRFEAVPPTGTKGSGVGGGFTTYPQRVEGIKNRALSDKFREHHNQAQLFYNSMSEHEKLHMKKAFSFELDHCDDPTVYERLAGHRLAEIDLELAQKVAEMVGAPIPAKALKQNHGRRAPHLSQTEFIPKNPTIASRRIAIIIGDGYDPVAFTGLKTAIKAASALPFIIGTKRSAIYADGEDKTSSKGIIPDHHYDGQRSTMFDATFIPGGPHVATLRQNGQIKYWISETFGHLKALGATGEAVDLVKETLSGTLDVQVASSQSPEPVEWYGVVTAGGKQKPESFKESVQILKGATDFVGKFFYQISQHRNYQRELDGLASTIAF, from the exons ATGGCCACAAAGATTGCTGGAGGCTTACACAGAGCGCAGGAAGTGCTTCAAAACACATCCTCTAAAAGCAAGAAATTGGTCGATTTAGAAAGAGATACGGCCGATGCGCATACCCAGCAGCCATTGACTACGGATCACGGTGTACGAGTCAGCAACACCGATCAATGGCTTAGAGTTACGAATGACCGCCGAACTGGCCCATCCTTGCTGGAGGATCAGATTGCCAGAGAAAAG ATCCATCGCTTTGATCATGAACGTATTCCTGAAAGAGTAGTCCATGCGCGTGGCACTGGCGCATTCGGAAACTTCAAGCTTAAGGAGAGCATTGAAGATCTGACTTATGCCGGTGTGTTGACGGATACATCCAGAAACACGCCAGTCTTTGTTCGCTTTTCAACCGTCCAAGGAAGTAGAGGTAGCGCTGATACAGTCCGCGATGTTCGTGGGTTCGCTGTCAAGTTCTACACCGATGAAGGCAACTGGGACATTGTTGGGAACAACATCCCTGTGTTTTTCATTCAAGATGCCGTCAAGTTCCCAGATTTTG TCCATGCTGTCAAGCCGGAGCCTCACAACGAGGTCCCTCAGGCCCAAACAGCCCACAACAACTTCTGGGATTTTGTGTACTTGCACCCAGAAGCCACCCACATGTTCATGTGGGCCATGTCTGACCGCGCCATCCCCCGATCCTACCGGATGATGCAGGGATTTGGTGTCAATACTTTTGCTCTCGTCAACAAAGAAGGAAAGCGACACTTTGTCAAGTTCCACTGGATCCCCCATCTGGGTGTTCACTCTCTCGTGTGGGACGAAGCCTTGAAGCTGGGAGGCCAAGACCCTGATTTCCATCGCAAAGACCTGATGGAGGCTATCGACAACAAGGCGTATCCGAAATGGGACTTCGCAATCCAAGTCATTccagaggagaagcaggatgACTTTGAGTTTGACATTTTGGATGCCACCAAGATCTGGCCTGAAGACCTTGTGCCCCTTCGTGTGATTGGAGAGCTCGAGCTGAACCGCAACGTCGACGAATTCTTCCCTCAGACCGAGCAGGTCGCATTCTGCACCAGCCACATCGTCCCTGGCATTGACTTCACCGACGATCCACTTCTCCAAGGCCGAAACTTCTCCTACTTCGACACCCAGATCAGCCGCCTGGGCATCAATTGGGAAGAGCTGCCAATCAACCGTCCAGTGTGCCCTGTGCTCAACCACAACCGCGACGGACAGATGCGCCATCGAATCACGCAAGGCACGGTCAACTACTGGCCCAACCGCTTCGAAGCCGTGCCCCCGACCGGCACCAAGGGCTCCGGAGTGGGCGGCGGGTTCACAACCTACCCCCAGCGGGTGGAGGGCATCAAGAACCGCGCCCTCAGCGACAAATTTCGCGAGCACCACAACCAAGCCCAGCTCTTCTACAACTCAATGTCCGAGCACGAGAAGCTCCACATGAAGAAGGCTTTCAGCTTCGAGCTCGACCACTGCGACGACCCCACCGTCTACGAACGGCTCGCCGGCCATCGCCTCGCCGAAATCGACCTCGAGCTCGCCCAGAAAGTCGCCGAGATGGTCGGTGCCCCGATCCCAGCCAAGGCCCTCAAGCAGAACCACGGCCGACGCGCCCCGCACCTCTCCCAGACTGAGTTCATCCCCAAGAACCCCACCATCGCCAGCCGCCGCATCGCCATTATCATCGGCGACGGCTACGACCCCGTCGCCTTCACCGGCTTGAAGACCGCTATCAAGGCTGCCAGCGCCCTCCCCTTCATCATTGGCACCAAGCGCTCCGCCATCTacgccgacggcgaggacaAGACCTCCTCCAAGGGCATCATTCCGGACCACCACTACGACGGCCAGCGCTCAACCATGTTCGACGCAACCTTCATCCCCGGCGGCCCGCACGTCGCCACCCTGCGCCAGAACGGGCAGATCAAGTACTGGATATCCGAGACCTTCGGTCACCTCAAGGCGCTGGGTGCTACCGGCGAGGCTGTGGatctcgtcaaggagacGCTGAGCGGCACGCTCGACGTCCAGGTGGCGTCGTCGCAGAGCCCTGAGCCCGTCGAGTGGTATGGTGTTGTGACTGCGGGCGGGAAGCAAAAGCCCGAGAGCTTTAAGGAAAGCGTGCAGATTCTCAAGGGCGCAACGGACTTTGTGGGCAAGTTCTTCTACCAGATCTCGCAGCACAGGAATTATCAGCGTGAATTGGACGGTCTGGCATCGACCATTGCTTTCTAG
- a CDS encoding F-box protein, with translation MLPSLKMSTTDPFGAPPSDSEHSITSISKCDPSPSQPSDGEWTDDDDFAISPLSDRSPPRGNHWTRFFPELSSHFSLVSPISTTTPKNSSDSGTRTDSPSLSEDTFDTTSSCYSRRSSVTSLGSELAGCPYKSADAFSVISPAAAGVFDDDIAPMLVGPASKLAVESPSLDEVRNKPLPREPPIALAPLSVRHNGPRPFQACQRPSSDWPCTTNPASPATRLSHSQRTLSQAAQELENFLAGITEQRHNEPQLFSSQISNGPLQISRGNMDMIATRPAPRPPTNIASVKSKDNSSQKISPEQPERDLQKPMKKTKYKGPFSFSVPGFSRKYTNTHLRSFSSSSLKSEMESPSFRPQRPPRPETIHDEAEDTAEVAQSPFLPVPSQRQRSSSFCSERELRLRLPRLQTKQVRSHEDLVSSSSSFVEAERVAERSMPSIRANNVEEKIFVASSKSGRSNTSDSLFELDGGMPQRMIYELDAGLPSPHPKINISVHKPSKTTAVQLPDDIALKILEQVASLDDLFHLAVVSKQYYRVFKQHELHLMKTTVYRMSPPAWELREMSPPWDSEWQILVDPDAPVPEYTPTLYLQRYAQDIYTLAQLKSLILARCNTFLRQETINGLTGKDDTRAAEIDDAFWRIWTFCRIFGCGKNRENDIVGQMDWLNGGVMAHDRNSIMTTSLTEPFGMNNVLFEPPEGFGRGNGEGLSQSQLYDMTEIWTCLAVLLQPIHGRRTEARKAGVFAGLDIAENDTAKEEAMIEEWTYYVLTLGPSAVLSIGSICAFDDSEATFQTAQSIGLTKWEPADSSISRSTFLKEAVSRAYKVREGSPSLPGSRLSNASSTSSRSSAGRKTTSQASSNTSDSNQINRRRQAVFAAQLRNRRTQQQNNPGNPITFAEERPISSYAMIMSRLEGLPSNQPLPPAPPRQQVASSASLTPRYYPPAPIQYSQPLLPPPPPPTANPVAYRPQVLDPVDQAIHVMVHELGFKEEDVKWALKITDTGEGIDANAAVALLTREQERYEQRRSGRFAFRSKSPSLLESVINSQESVNSGWRWA, from the exons ATGCTACCATCTTTAAAAATGAGCACGACTGACCCGTTTGGCGCGCCACCGTCCGATTCAGAACACTCCATTACATCGATCTCAAAGTGCGATCCGTCGCCAAGTCAACCATCTGATGGCGAATGGACGGATGACGACGATTTCGCAATCTCACCACTGTCAGACAGATCGCCTCCAAGAGGGAATCATTGGACTCGATTCTTCCCTGAACTGTCGTCGCATTTCTCGCTGGTGTCTCCAATAAGCACTACAACTCCCAAG AACTCCTCGGATTCTGGCACTCGAACAGATTCTCCGTCCTTGTCTGAAGACACTTTCGACACAACTTCCTCGTGCTACAGCCGAAGGTCGTCCGTGACAAGTCTTGGCTCCGAACTAGCCGGGTGCCCCTACAAATCAGCCGATGCCTTTTCGGTCATTTCCCCCGCTGCTGCAGGAGTTTTTGATGACGATATAGCGCCCATGCTAGTAGGCCCGGCCTCTAAGCTAGCCGTAGAAAGTCCATCACTGGATGAAGTGAGAAACAAGCCCCTCCCTCGGGAGCCCCCGATTGCATTAGCTCCCTTGTCAGTTCGTCACAACGGCCCCCGTCCGTTCCAGGCTTGCCAGCGCCCCTCCAGCGACTGGCCTTGTACGACAAACCCGGCCAGTCCTGCCACACGGCTTTCGCATTCTCAGCGTACTCTATCCCAGGCAGCTCAGGAATTGGAAAATTTCCTTGCAGGGATCACCGAGCAGCGCCACAATGAGCCCCAATTGTTTTCTTCACAGATCTCCAACGGGCCTTTGCAAATAAGTCGCGGAAACATGGACATGATTGCGACTCGACCAGCTCCAAGGCCTCCTACTAATATTGCTTCTGTCAAGTCAAAAGATAACTCGAGTCAAAAAATTAGTCCCGAACAACCAGAACGCGATTTGCAAAAACCAATGAAGAAAACCAAGTATAAAGGGCCCTTCTCGTTTTCCGTCCCTGGATTCAGTCGCAAGTACACCAATACTCATCTCCGATCGttcagcagctccagcttgaAGTCAGAAATGGAATCCCCGTCCTTTCGCCCTCAGCGCCCGCCGCGCCCGGAAACTATTCACGATGAGGCAGAAGATACTGCTGAAGTGGCCCAGTCTCCCTTCTTACCAGTACCCTCTCAGAGACAGAGATCATCGTCCTTTTGCAGCGAAAGAGAATTACGATTGAGACTCCCTCGGCTTCAGACAAAGCAAGTGCGCAGCCACGAAGACCtcgtctcctcctcatccagcttTGTGGAAGCCGAACGGGTCGCCGAGCGATCGATGCCTAGCATTCGAGCGAACaatgtggaggagaagatctttGTCGCGTCCAGCAAATCAGGACGATCAAACACCTCAGACTCGCTTTTCGAATTGGACGGTGGCATGCCCCAAAGAATGATCTATGAGCTTGATGCAGGTTTGCCATCACCACATCCCAAAATTAACATCTCAGTTCACAAACCCTCCAAGACAACTGCCGTCCAATTGCCAGATGACATCGCCCTCAAAATACTGGAGCAAGTTGCTTcccttgatgatctcttccatctaGCTGTCGTCTCCAAGCAGTACTATCGCGTTTTCAAACAGCATGAATTACATCTTATGAAGACTACTGTCTACCGCATGTCCCCTCCAGCCTGGGAATTGCGTGAAATGAGCCCTCCGTGGGATAGCGAATGGCAGATTCTCGTTGATCCGGACGCTCCTGTCCCCGAATACACTCCCACACTTTATCTCCAACGTTACGCTCAAGACATCTATACACTCGCTCAGCTCAAGTCACTCATCCTGGCCCGCTGCAATACCTTCCTTCGCCAGGAAACGATAAATGGTCTGACAGGCAAAGATGATACCCGAGCGGCAGAAATCGATGACGCCTTTTGGCGAATCTGGACTTTCTGCCGGATCTTTGGCTGTGGCAAGAATCGGGAGAATGATATAGTAGGACAGATGGACTGGCTGAATGGCGGCGTTATGGCCCACGACCGTAACAGCATCATGACCACGTCGCTCACTGAGCCATTCGGTATGAACAATGTCCTATTCGAACCGCCGGAGGGGTTCGGGCGCGGGAACGGGGAAGGTCTTTCCCAAAGTCAGCTCTACGACATGACAGAAATATGGACTTGTCTTGCCGTGTTGCTCCAACCCATTCACGGCAGGCGCACTGAGGCCCGAAAGGCTGGCGTTTTTGCCGGGCTCGACATCGCAGAAAATGACACGGCGAAGGAAGAAGCTATGATAG AGGAATGGACATACTATGTCCTCACGCTTGGACCTTCGGCAGTCCTTAGTATTGGCTCAATCTGTGCTTTCGATGACTCTGAAGCGACATTCCAGACAGCGCAATCCATTGGACTGACAAAGTGGGAGCCTGCCGACTCCTCTATCAGCCGGTCCACTTTTCTCAAAGAAGCCGTATCTAGAGCCTACAAGGTACGGGAAGGAAGCCCGTCGCTCCCTGGCTCACGTCTATCGAATGCCAGTTCTACctcttccagatcttctGCCGGCCGCAAGACAACGTCTCAAGCAAGCAGCAACACGAGCGACAGCAACCAAATCAACCGACGCCGACAAGCTGTCTTCGCAGCTCAGCTGCGAAACCGACGCACTCAGCAGCAGAATAACCCTGGTAACCCGATCACATTCGCCGAGGAGCGCCCGATCTCTAGCTATGCCATGATAATGAGTCGCCTCGAGGGGCTTCCAAGCAACCAACCTCtacctccagctccaccCAGACAGCAAGTGGCATCGTCAGCGTCACTGACTCCTCGCTACTACCCCCCCGCACCCATCCAGTACTCACAGCCACTActtccgccaccaccaccacccacCGCGAACCCGGTTGCCTACAGACCTCAGGTCCTCGACCCCGTCGACCAGGCTATCCATGTGATGGTCCACGAGCTCGgcttcaaagaagaagatgtcAAGTGGGCCTTGAAGATCACGGATACTGGCGAGGGCATCGATGCAAATGCCGCGGTTGCACTGCTCACTAGGGAACAAGAACGATACGAGCAACGGCGCAGCGGCCGCTTCGCCTTTCGCTCGAAGAGCCCGTCCCTGCTTGAATCCGTCATCAACAGTCAAGAGTCGGTCAACTCTGGCTGGAGGTGGGCTTGa
- a CDS encoding Mpv17/PMP22 family protein yields MSLPPIATATLQAALVNAGSNVLAQGIRAWRDETPFELDLEALFHFTTCAFVLSPLTYVWLEGLESRFPGSSEDTSVTQSTAEKHGSKQGKQKLNVKNIVAKVVIDQTIGGAINTVVFVMTMGLLRGQDFEVVKAQIQNDFWPIMFAGFKLWPFVSILNFTVVPADKRLLVGSLFGVIWAVYLSLMSG; encoded by the exons ATGTCTCTTCCCCCGATCGCAACGGCAACCTTGCAGGCTGCCCTCGTGAATGCGGGTTCGAATGTCCTCGCGCAAGGAATCAGAGCATGGAGAGATGAG ACACCCTTTGAACTTGACCTCGAGGCCTTGTTCCACTTCACGACATGTGCCTTTGTACTCTCGCCGCTGACGTACGTCTGGCTTGAGGGCCTGGAGTCGAGGTTTCCCGGCTCGAGTGAGGATACGTCTGTCACCCAGTCTACTGCTGAGAAGCATGGCTCGAAGCAAGGGAAGCAAAAATTGAACGTGAAGAATATCGTAGCGAAAGTCGTGATTGATCAGACAATCGGCGGCGCGATCAACACTGTCGTCTTCGTTATGACGATGGGACTTCTACGGGGACAGGATTTTGAGGTAGTCAAGGCCCAGATTCAGAAT GACTTTTGGCCCATCATGTTTGCTGGATTCAAGCTCTGGCCTTTTGTCTCGATTCTCAACTTCACGGTTGTACCCGCAGACAAGCGATTGCTTGTTGGTAGTTTGTTTGGCGTCATCTGGGCGGTTTATCTGAGTCTGATGTCTGGGTGA
- a CDS encoding putative iron-sulfur cluster-binding protein, translating into MEALTPPTLTLVTLLTAFFFLYRAWLRAVYPKTPLIGRSELFLHVPEADNTQAVSKESDFPENWLNSNDIFELERRAVFSKVSPNRHAQGSKFTPPNPCGSQSWLYLSHRSQFTKPGDYQSFEVAGFPIFLILGKDGEIRAFHNVCRHRAYTVANKERGSSTVLGCRYHGWSYNTKGELIKAPHFEQILGFDKSQNGLFAIHVQQSTDGFIFVNLEADAPGELLETDRLVDFVKCNGPIPQSRWIGGRAIEGVFNWKMAIVSERQFSSAVILPELARLVPSPLLARVKHYLNGKTAGDPDVLIFPNVSFHIIKDTKYWYSLSFHPASERKTLVRYDLYCFQNTDGDVNSQLISAKLIEMITEQVAELESQYQLRVRGAEDSSQGGVIATTTEDRDFRSCLGKSNLQNVILEQLKRHTKLEKLQGMEVHPAMRQPRMTAKSQEADQRKSITSCSQLRSRMIKNSFTDSSQFAESSNVMARNPQVWPGSRHSHWSDQSRK; encoded by the exons ATGGAGGCTCTGACCCCGCCTACACTAACACTTGTAACACTGTTgactgccttcttcttcctatATCGAGCCTGGCTCCGTGCGGTATACCCGAAGACGCCCCTCATAGGACGATCTGAGTTATTCCTTCACGTCCCAGAAGCCGACAACACGCAAGCTGTCTCCAAGGAATCGGATTTTCCTGAGAACTGGCTGAATAGCAATGATATCTTTGAACTCGAACGGCGCGCGGTGTTCAGCAAGGTAAGCCCGAACAGACATGCTCAGGGTTCGAAATTCACACCTCCTAACCCTTGTGGATCACAGTCATGGCTGTATCTTTCTCACCGCAGCCAGTTCACGAAACCTGGCGATTATCAGTCCTTCGAAGTGGCCGGCTTccccatcttcctcatcctggGCAAAGATGGTGAGATTAGAGCTTTCCACAATGTTTGTCGCCATAGAGCGTACACGGTAGCGAATAAAGAGCGAGGAAGTTCTACCGTTCTCGGATGTCGCTACCATGGCTGGAGCTACAACACGAAAGGCGAGCTTATCAAAGCCCCTCATTTTGAACAAATACTTGGTTTCGATAAATCACAGAATGGTTTGTTTGCTATTCATGTTCAGCAGAGCACCGACGGCTTCATCTTTGTAAATCTCGAAGCCGATGCGCCAGGGGAGCTGCTGGAGACCGACCGTCTGGTGGACTTCGTGAAATGTAATGGGCCTATACCTCAGTCACGGTGGATTGGGGGCAGGGCTATCGAAGGCGTGTTCAATTGGAAAATGGCTA TCGTATCTGAGAGGCAGTTCAGTAGTGCTGTAATACTGCCCGAACTTGCGCGACTTGTGCCCTCACCCCTGTTGGCAAGAGTTAAGCATTATTTGAACGGGAAGACTGCAGGAGACCCTGATGTTCTGATATTTCCCAATGTCTCGTTTCATATCATTAAGGATACCAAGTATTGGTACTCTCTCAGCTTCCATCCAGCGTCTGAGCGAAAGACGCTGGTTCGATATGATCTGTATTGCTTCCAGAACACGGATGGCGATGTCAATTCTCAGTTGATTTCAGCTAAGCTCATTGAGATGATAACGGAACAGGTTGCCGAATTGGAGAGCCAGTATCAGTTACGAGTCAGAGGGGCTGAGGATAGCTCCCAGGGAGGTGTGATCGCAACAACAACAGAAGATAGGGATTTCCGCTCCTGCTTGGGAAAGTCGA ATCTGCAAAACGTGATCCTCGAGCAGCTAAAAAGGCATACTAAGCTCGAAAAGCTGCAAGGGATGGAAGTGCATCCTGCGATGAGGCAGCCGCGAATGACGGCGAAGTCCCAGGAGGCCGACCAACGTAAGTCGATAACCTCTTGTTCTCAACTTCGGAGCCGGATGATCAAGAATAGCTTCACTGACTCATCTCAGTTTGCAGAGAGCTCGAATGTCATGGCGAGAAATCCCCAAGTCTGGCCTGGTAGCCGTCATTCGCATTGGAGCGATCAGTCAAGGAAATAG
- a CDS encoding RHO alpha subunit C-terminal catalytic domain-containing protein, with product MQLLFLSAGQTPSYAKRYTHPIGHLPFFCYNGTVSWLQCPEIRRLKRWKKHQMHVLFRLHGIAASRSISSNAGQSSTRFLTIGEKVEYEIAQQSIIAFRSSGDAAFPGPDEIQVVSVRTGRKLRSHVTSTGLVFSTLSDEAPNFEEYFPGLEALLERVDFTKLPYRRSIKYEGHFNWKTMVDGYQECLHCQYTHPSFSVYYPPTFYTVNNHQNFSQHIADPKKPDDGLFLYFFPICTLNVYGGGMSSFRVCPAEDPSQTRMEFDYYHSESGNKFEEYYQFVRQVAMEDYELCEKTQGNLEKGVYTEGILNPEKENGVSFYQDRVFELVCQQHAAESASHDLSAPRLKESEINAEKVGAAAL from the exons ATGCAATTGCTGTTCCTATCAGCAGGACAGACACCCTCATATGC GAAACGATATACCCATCCAATTGGAcatcttcctttcttctgctaCAACGGGACAGTAAGTTGGTTGCAATGTCCAGAGATAAGGCGCTTAAAACGATGGAAGAAACACCAGATG CACGTACTCTTCCGGCTTCATGGTATCGCAGCCAGCCGCTCTATCAGCTCGAACGCAGGGCAATCTTCAACAAG GTTCTTGACCATAGGAGAGAAAGTCGAGTATGAAATCGCCCAGCAGTCGATTATCGCCTTTCGAAGCTCCGGAGACGCGGCTTTCCCTGGTCCAGATGAGATTCAGGTCGTCAGCGTGAGGACA GGCAGAAAGCTTCGTTCTCATGTCACATCTACTGGTCTCGTTTTCAGTACATTGTCGGACGAAGCTCCAAACTTTGAGGAGTATTTTCCGGGCCTCGAGGCATTGCTAGAAAGGGTGGACTTCACCAAGCTGCCATACAGGCGCAGCATAAAATATGAAGGGCACTTCAACTGGAAGACAAT GGTCGATGGTTATCAGGAATGCCTACATTGTCAATATACACATCCCTCGTTCTCTGTTTATTATCCCCCTACGTTCTATACCGTCAACAATCACCAGAACTTCTCCCAGCATATCGCTGATCCCAAGAAACCGGACGACGGACTGTTTCTGTATTTCTTCCCTATCTGCACTCTCAATGTTTATGGCGGAGGCATGTCCTCGTTCCGTGTCTGTCCGGCTGAGGATCCAAGCCAGACAAGGATGGAATTTGACTATTACCACAGCGAGTCGGGGAATAAATTTGAGGAGTATTACCAATTCGTTAGACAGGTCGCGATGGAGGACTATGAGCTTTGCGAGAAAACGCAAGGTAATTTGGAGAAGGGAGTATACACCGAAGGCATCCTGAATCCAGAGAAGGAGAACGGAGTTTCAT TCTATCAAGACAGAGTCTTTGAACTGGTGTGCCAACAGCACGCTGCGGAAAGTGCAAGCCATGATCTCTCCGCACCCAGATTGAAGGAATCAGAGATAAATGCCGAGAAAGTTGGAGCCGCCGCGTTGTAG
- a CDS encoding GTPase-activating protein GYP7: MAGSGTKFTPPPSPPSPTASFYDVSDAEEDEYNSISSTSGRGVKLLFSKSKVYVHPTPSSKDNIPGFIALLQQKPAPTPSSDIASTNSAKTTADLSSYLLAWVPESSLGDAYSTYVKVDLSGDSSPPKQRYLVPPLPTTTTYKDPIGLYAFAVPLSEIYSLLVRPPSLGWWFGSLVINTRAGDSFPALFFHDSECESTILQKKKRTRESFDPFDENGGLFWGGDEVLRWLRKYVEVQRSSVDNSVYLINPCEEDRISFARPLSSYDGSVTKQGHDAAAGPHQPGGSAGRDAGMDPFMKALKETRWKVLEQLSKITTFTRRTANELADNTMIPPQVRRLMKSPEIQTLQDEFDSARLYLARWAMSIAEQSERERAQRIWTARDVLEMENSSVGDFEILELETGTMAIQERRRTVTLQEWEDFFDATTGRLNVTVDEVKERIFHGGLDPNDGVRKDAWLFLLGVYPWDSSRDERQALMNSKRDEYIRLKGAWWERMIEGSSTTEQYEWWKEQKNRIEKDVHRTDRTIPLFAGEDIPHPDPDSPFADVGTNVHLEQMKDMLLTYNEYNPDLGYVQGMSDLLAPIYAVMQDDAVAFWAFVGFMDRMERNFLRDQSGMRAQLLTLDHLVQLMDPQLYLHLQSADSTNFFFFFRMLLVWYKREFEWVDILRLWETLWTDYFSSSFHLFVALAILEKHRDVIMDHLKHFDEVLKYVNELSNTMELVPILTRAESLFRRFERTVEAIDKKNNFPAPSTHQRKPTQESALNKGKSPQRPQSVGYSSGVSAGPASSSAAGDNAESKVISPELRQLLSKEILWKQPHPTSSK; the protein is encoded by the exons ATGGCAGGCTCCGGCACCAAATtcactcctcctccttcgccgcCGTCACCGACGGCGTCCTTCTACGATGTCAGCgacgccgaggaggatgaatACAATAGCATTTCCTCCACATCAGGGAGGGGGGTGAAGCTTTTGTTCTCTAAGAGCAAG GTATACGTCCATCCGACTCCTTCCTCCAAGGACAATATCCCTGGCTTTATCGCTCTGCTCCAACAAAAACCAGCTCCTACTCCGAGCAGCGATATTGCATCAACAAATAGCGCTAAGACCACCGCCGACCTCTCTTCATACCTCCTTGCCTGGGTCCCTGAGTCCTCCCTCGGCGACGCCTACAGTACCTATGTCAAAGTCGATTTGTCTGGTGACTCTTCACCCCCGAAACAACGATATCTGGTACCACCGCTCCCGACTACAACTACATATAAAGATCCTATAGGTTTATATGCTTTCGCGGTACCGCTATCCGAAATTTATTCGCTGCTAGTGCGACCTCCTAGCTTGGGTTGGTGGTTTGGTAGCCTGGTGATCAACACCCGGGCTGGTGATAGTTTCCCGGCGCTGTTCTTCCATGATAGTGAATGCGAATCAACGAtactgcagaagaagaagaggacaaggGAAAGTTTTGACCCATTTGATGAAAATGGTGGCCTATTCTGGGGCGGTGACGAGGTTCTGCGGTGGCTCCGGAAATACGTTGAGGTGCAGCGCTCGTCTGTCGACAACAGTGTCTATCTGATCAATCCCTGCGAAGAGGACCGCATATCCTTCGCACGGCCACTTAGCAGTTATGACGGGTCAGTAACTAAGCAAGGGCACGATGCAGCTGCTGGCCCACATCAACCCGGTGGCAGTGCAGGACGAGACGCCGGAATGGATCCCTTTATGAAAGCACTCAAGGAAACTAGATGGAAGgtccttgagcagctcaGCAAGATTACCACGTTCACACGGCGGACGGCGAACGAACTTGCCGATAACACCATGATCCCTCCACAAGTCCGTCGCCTAATGAAGTCTCCTGAGATTCAGACCTTGCAGGATGAGTTCGATAGCGCCAGGCTCTACTTGGCTCGATGGGCCATGAGTATTGCTGAGCAGAGTGAACGAGAAAGGGCTCAGCGCATATGGACTGCACGGGATGtcctggaaatggaaaaTAGCTCTGTGGGTGATTTTGAGATTTTGGAGCTTGAAACTGGAACAATGGCGATACAGGAACGACGCAGAACTGTCACTTTGCAGGAATGGGAGGACTTCTTTGATGCCACCACGGGAAGGCTCAACGTTACTGTAGATGAAGTGAAGGAGAGAATTTTCCACGGGGGCCTTGATCCAAATGATGGGGTCAGAAAGGACGCATGGCTTTTCCTTCTCGGAGTGTACCCTTGGGACAGCAGCCGCGACGAGCGTCAAGCTCTGATGAACTCTAAACGTGATGAATACATCCGGCTAAAGGGTGCTTGGTGGGAGAGAATGATTGAGGGTTCTTCCACTACCGAGCAGTATGAGTGGTGGAAAGAGCAGAAAAACCGCATAG AAAAAGATGTGCATCGTACGGATCGCACGATACCTCTCTTTGCAGGAGAAGATATCCCTCATCCCGATCCAGACTCCCCCTTTGCGGACGTAGGGACGAACGTACATCTAGAGCAGATGAAGGACATGCTTCTCACCTACAACGAATACAATCCTGATTTGGGCTATGTTCAAGGAATGAGTGACCTCTTAGCACCAATTTACGCAGTCATGCAGGACGATGCAGTGGCATTCTGGGCTTTTGTTGGATTCATGGACAGAATG GAACGGAATTTCCTTCGCGATCAGTCTGGCATGCGCGCCCAGCTCCTAACCCTAGATCACCTGGTACAACTTATGGACCCCCAGTTGTACCTCCATCTCCAATCCGCCGACAGCACgaacttcttcttctttttccgAATGCTCCTTGTCTGGTACAAGCGCGAGTTCGAATGGGTAGACATCCTACGTCTCTGGGAGACATTGTGGACCGACTATTTCTCCAGCAGCTTCCACCTCTTTGTTGCGTTAGCAATCCTAGAAAAACATCGTGACGTAATCATGGACCACCTGAAACATTTTGATGAAGTTCTTAAATATG TTAACGAGCTCTCAAACACCATGGAGCTTGTTCCCATTCTTACCCGCGCAGAATCCCTTTTCCGACGCTTCGAACGCACAGTTGAAGCAATAGACAAGAAGAATAACTTCCCCGCTCCATCAACCCATCAACGAAAACCCACGCAGGAATCTGCTCTGAACAAGGGCAAGTCGCCGCAACGGCCACAAAGCGTCGGATACAGCAGTGGTGTCAGTGCCGGTCCGGCGAGTAGTAGTGCTGCCGGAGATAATGCCGAGTCCAAGGTTATCTCGCCCGAATTGAGGCAGCTTCTGAGCAAGGAAATTCTGTGGAAACAGCCGCATCCAACCAGTTCAAAGTGA